One Stratiformator vulcanicus genomic window, ACCTCGGTTGGGAGTTTATCACTGCCCACGAAGCCCGGCTTTCACAGGTCGCCCACGCTAAGCTCAGCGCCGTCCCCGGCATCACGATCTACGGACCCGCTCCCGAACACAAAGCCGCCATCTGCAGCTTCACAATCGAAGGCGCCGCCGCGGAGGACATCAACTTCCTCGTCGATCGCAAAGGCATCGCCGTCCGCCATGGCCATCACTGCACGATGCCCCTGCACGACAAACTGGGTGTCTCCGCGACAACGCGAGCCAGCTTCGGAATTTACAACACCGAGGAAGAAGTCGACGCTCTCGTCGAAGCCCTGCTCGCTGCAAGAAAACGATTGAAATTGGACTAAATACAAGCCCGACGCGCCAGCGAGGGACGTTATCTTGTGGCACCCTTTTGAGTGAAGACCCTCGCTCGCGCGTCGGGCTTGTCGATCAGAGCATTGCAAATGACCTCCGCCGAAATGTCCGCTTCCGTCCAACTCGCCGATCGCGCTCTTTGGGCAAAGGGCGGGGCGATCAGCTATTTGATGCAGCAGGGGATCGAAAACCCGCAGTGCCTGTCGCTGGCCGCGGGATTTGTTGACGCCTCGACGTTGCCGGTCGACCTCGTCCGCAACGCGACCGATCGGCTCCTCGCTGAAAACATTCGCGGTCGAGCCTTTTTGCAATACGGCACGACGGGCGGAGCCGAGCGGGCCCGACGCGCGGTGTTGGAACATTTCGCCACGCAGGAAGGCAAGGCTGTTGCCGATCTCGGTGTCGACCTTTCACGTGTTATTCTGACAAACGGGTCCCAGCAGTTTCTCTCCCTGGTGGCGCAGGTGTTGCTGAATCCGGGCGACATTTGCCTCGTCGCTGCTCCGACCTATTTCGTGTTTCTCGGCACCATCGCCGGTGTCGGTGCGAAAGCGATCACGGTCGAAACCGATACCAACGGAATGCGGCCCGATGCGCTCGATGCGAAGCTCGACGAACTCGATGCCGTGGGGCTCGGTGATCGCGTCAAGCTGATCTATTTGGTCAGCAACTTCGAGAATCCCAGCGGCTACGTTCTTGCCGCCGAACGTCGGGAACGAATTGTCGAGATTGCGAAGCGCCGCTCGACTTCACATCGCATTCATGTGCTAGAAGATTCCGCCTATCGCGAGCTGCGCTACGAGGGCGATGACCCTCCGAGCGTGTGGGGCTGCGATCCCGATGGCGAGCATGTGATCTACACGCAGACCTTTTCCAAGAGCTTCTCCCCCGGGCTTCGCGTCGGCTTTGGCATCGCGCCGACAGAGCTCGTCGCGCCGATCGCGAGTCGCAAGGGCAATGAGGATTTTGGCTCGGCACATCTCAATCAGCACATCATAGCCTCAGTCCTCGCCGATGGCTCTTACTATGAGCATGTCAATGAGGTCTGCGAGTCCTATCGCCGCAAGCGCGATGCAATGGTCGCCGCCGCCCGGGAGTACTTCTCCGATATCGATGGTGTGAGCTGGGTGGAACCGCGGGGCGGGCTTTACGTTTGGATGACGCTGCCGGAGCACTTCGATACGTCTTTCGACAGCCGGCTGTTCGAGATCGCCACCCAGAAAGAACTGGTCATGTACGTCCCCGGCGAGCTCTGCTACGGCGGCGAACCGGCGGAGCGGCCTCGCAATCACATGCGGCTCAGCTACGGCGTGCTGTCTCCCGACGAAATCACCGAAGGCATCCGTCGTCTTGCCAATGCGATTCGATCACTTTGACGCGAGGGACCGATTCGCTCGCGGCTTTGCGCAGGCCGATTGATTGTGTCGCTGTTGCGGTTTAGCATCGACCCGTTGGGCCTTTCTTCTGAAATCGAGATTCTTTCGATGCGTATTACGTCGCCGGGCATTCGCTCGATCGGTGGTTTCATCGTAGCGTTTGCGGTCTTCTCCGTATGCGTGTCCTGTGCGGTGCCTGCGGACAGGACGCCGGAAATTGACGCCGCGATCCGCCGCGGTCAGGACGCCCTGAAACGTGAGCTGAGTGACGGCGGGGGCAGGGCGGGCGACCGTTCCTTAGCCGCACTCGCTCTGGTCAAGACGTCGGTCCCAGCCACTGATCCTGCCGTCGCTGCGGTGCTGCAAAACGTTCTGAGTCGTTGCAGAACCGACTATCAGCCCAGCAACCAGTACTATGCTGCCGGGCTGGAGATGATGCTTCTTGAATCCATCGATCCGAAGCGTTACCGCAATGAGATGAACTCCATTCTTTCGTACCTGCTCGCAGGCCAGCGGGCTCATGGGGCGTGGTATTATCCGAATCAGACGGGTGGGGGAGACACGAGCATTACGCAGTATGCCGCGCTGGGTTTATGGTCGGCCGGACGGTCCGGGCTGACTGTCCCATCAACTGCTTGGAGCGATCTCGCTCGCTGGCATGTTGCGACACAATTTCGTGATGGAGGTTTCGCCTATCACCCGCCGCAGGGACCGTCCAAAGACACGATGTGTCTTGCCGGTGCCGGGACGTTAGCGTTGGCCCTTCGGCAGCTTTATCCGAGTGGAGGCCGCGTCAAAACTCCGAAAGATCCGATGCCGGCCCCCAAACTCTTTGGCGTTTTGGAAGCTGTCGATTTGGACGAAAATAATAGCGTTCCGACGGGTGGTGGTGTCACCGGGCAGGCGACGATCTCTAAGACCGATCTTGAAAGATCAAGATCGGCTGCACTTGCCTGGATCGATCGCAACTACACGACGGAATCAACGACGGAGTGGAAGCTCTATTACCTCTATACCGTCGAACGGACCGCCGCGTTTGCCGACCGCGATCAGTTTGGAGACGTCGACTGGTATCGCGATGGGGCGGCGCATCTGTTGGCATCACAGAAGCCCGATGGCACGTTCATCGGTGGCCATCGGTATGAAAATGAAATTGTTGGCACATCGTTCGCCATTTTGTTTCTGTCGAAGGCCACGGCGAAAGCGGTCGGACGTCGAGACGTTCCGACGATCGGTGGGGGCCTGTTGGCCGGCGGGCGAGGGCTTCCCACCGACCTCAACGAAGTGCGCGTCGACGGGAGCAAAATTGAAACGCGAAAGTCGACAGGTCCGCTCGACGACCTTTTGTCACAACTGGAGCGGATTGATACGGGGGATGCCGCCGCCGTCCAACAGGCGATTGTCGAAAAAGTGAGGCTCGCCGAGCCGGAGAAACTGATCGGCGAAATGGACCGTCTCGTTCGATTGGCCAACGATCCGCGGGATGAAGTGCGGCTGACCGCCTTCTGGGCCCTTGCTCGGAGCGGCAAAATTCGGATCGCCCCCCTGCTGATTCGCGGCTTATCTGACGATAACGCCGACGTCGCGATTGAAGCTCACAATGGACTATGCGTGCTCAGCCGACGACCGGACGGCTTCGGTTTGCCAGCCGGCCCATTCGCCGGCCTCGACGAAGGGGCCGGTGATCGCCTTCGCGCCGAAGCACTCAGGCAATGGCAGTCGAAATCGATCAAGGCGTGGCAGGACTGGTATCGGCGTATTCAGCCCTATGATCAAAGAGACGGCCTGTTCGAAGTCGACGACCCGACGTTTTTGACCCGCTGAATCCGGATCGTTGAGAACACTTCCAACCTCTTCAATTTCGATTGAGCAAGGCATTCCATTGGCGACGGTCGACTCACCCGACGTAGAGCCAAAACCGCAACCCGTTCTGCGGGTGACGCGATACGATGTGACGCTGGCACTGGTGGTTGCGTTTATCATCTCGCTGGTCGTCGTCGTTCTTTGGCTGTCCGGGGT contains:
- a CDS encoding aminotransferase-like domain-containing protein; translation: MTSAEMSASVQLADRALWAKGGAISYLMQQGIENPQCLSLAAGFVDASTLPVDLVRNATDRLLAENIRGRAFLQYGTTGGAERARRAVLEHFATQEGKAVADLGVDLSRVILTNGSQQFLSLVAQVLLNPGDICLVAAPTYFVFLGTIAGVGAKAITVETDTNGMRPDALDAKLDELDAVGLGDRVKLIYLVSNFENPSGYVLAAERRERIVEIAKRRSTSHRIHVLEDSAYRELRYEGDDPPSVWGCDPDGEHVIYTQTFSKSFSPGLRVGFGIAPTELVAPIASRKGNEDFGSAHLNQHIIASVLADGSYYEHVNEVCESYRRKRDAMVAAAREYFSDIDGVSWVEPRGGLYVWMTLPEHFDTSFDSRLFEIATQKELVMYVPGELCYGGEPAERPRNHMRLSYGVLSPDEITEGIRRLANAIRSL